A single genomic interval of Flavobacteriales bacterium harbors:
- a CDS encoding OmpA family protein, whose amino-acid sequence MRTIRILYLLGLSLAATAVQAQQNPRLTQENGDCTGAIPIADSIFHQADAVRGFGNKLEIRENPVDHLQWLEREHHSTWYKFRSPVTTTLTFDIIPDNPEDDIDFLLFEGAIPGICDKIPSRLVQPVRSNISRNDPALGSRCGLSKDATEDFVRSGVGASYSRAIEVKEGDLFYLVVDYQDRPLAGYTIHFHYDPPPKPVVEETTTQKQQLVINITDAKSGRPVDASLTIDGMVFDKVVEAKGRSTYTFDMDMYRNLKIGCVREGYMFTTMKVKGSMEPTVTVDLKLTPIAPGEHVVLEDIRFVGNEDKVLRSSEASLLLLLRFLQENPRLRIEVEGHVNGPTFKNKKEFIDLSAARARAVYDFLMVNDVEPERVTYVGLGNSRMLFPEPKTKEESEANRRVEVKVVSN is encoded by the coding sequence GTGCGAACCATCCGCATCCTGTACCTCCTGGGCTTGAGCCTGGCCGCGACCGCGGTCCAGGCGCAGCAGAACCCGCGGCTCACGCAGGAGAACGGGGACTGCACCGGGGCCATCCCCATCGCCGACTCCATCTTCCACCAGGCCGACGCCGTGCGCGGTTTCGGCAACAAGCTGGAGATCAGGGAGAACCCGGTGGACCACCTGCAGTGGCTTGAGCGCGAGCACCACAGCACCTGGTACAAGTTCAGGAGCCCGGTGACCACCACGCTCACCTTCGACATCATCCCGGACAACCCCGAGGACGACATCGACTTCCTGCTCTTCGAGGGAGCCATCCCGGGCATCTGCGACAAGATCCCGAGCCGCCTGGTGCAACCGGTGCGCTCGAACATCAGCCGCAACGACCCCGCGCTCGGCAGCCGCTGCGGCCTCAGCAAGGACGCGACCGAGGACTTCGTGCGCTCCGGTGTGGGTGCGAGCTACAGCCGAGCCATCGAGGTGAAGGAGGGCGACCTGTTCTATCTGGTCGTCGACTATCAGGACCGTCCGCTGGCCGGCTACACGATCCACTTCCACTACGACCCGCCGCCGAAGCCGGTGGTGGAGGAAACGACGACGCAGAAACAGCAGCTCGTCATCAACATCACCGATGCCAAGAGCGGCAGGCCCGTGGACGCGAGCCTCACCATCGACGGCATGGTGTTCGACAAGGTGGTGGAGGCCAAGGGCAGGAGCACGTACACGTTCGACATGGACATGTACCGCAACCTGAAGATCGGCTGCGTGCGCGAAGGCTACATGTTCACCACGATGAAGGTGAAGGGCAGCATGGAGCCCACCGTCACAGTGGACCTGAAGCTCACGCCGATCGCTCCGGGCGAGCATGTGGTGCTGGAGGACATCCGCTTCGTGGGCAACGAGGACAAGGTGCTCCGCTCCTCGGAGGCCTCCCTGCTGCTGCTGCTGCGTTTCCTGCAGGAGAACCCGCGGCTCCGGATCGAGGTGGAGGGCCACGTGAACGGACCCACCTTCAAGAACAAGAAGGAGTTCATCGATCTGAGCGCCGCGCGCGCCCGTGCCGTCTACGACTTCCTGATGGTGAACGATGTGGAACCCGAGCGGGTGACCTATGTCGGCCTGGGCAACTCGCGCATGCTCTTCCCCGAGCCGAAGACCAAGGAGGAGAGCGAGGCCAACCGCCGCGTGGAGGTGAAGGTGGTGAGCAACTGA
- a CDS encoding TolC family protein, which produces MRSIAPLLLLVVHMAHAQSAWTLEQCVARAEERNLTLRGALLDTELADRTREQSFWSFFPDLNGGATHGYNYGRVIDRFTNTFATDRVRTNNFFLSSDLTVFNGLRLHNERRRAGLDLQAAQEAGDAVRNDVRTTVARQFIEVLSAEERIRAAEAQLASTTQQTERMQALVDAGRNARSELINLRSQQAQQEFTLVDLRNRREQALLQLAQTLQLSSEELRGFTVSGPALSAMNVAEPTADVETVLAAVLAQDPLYRQAELRASSAERGVAIARAGSYPVLSFNASAGTGYSGRNFEAIGDPIIGPPEQIGFTESNEAVFVPNVDYETQVRPFGKQLDDNLNESLGLTLSLPIFNNRRTELAVSQARIQQERAELEVVSVRDRRRRDVQDAILAQRAAYQQYQAAQRSVEAAEENLRFAEARFEQGAANALELNTARNDLQRVTADRITAKYTYVLAVKLLDILQGLPLTL; this is translated from the coding sequence ATGCGATCCATCGCCCCGTTGCTTCTGCTGGTCGTGCACATGGCGCACGCCCAATCCGCCTGGACCCTTGAGCAATGCGTCGCGCGCGCCGAGGAGCGGAACCTCACCCTGCGCGGCGCCCTGCTCGATACCGAGCTCGCCGACCGCACACGGGAACAGTCGTTCTGGAGCTTCTTCCCCGACCTGAACGGCGGGGCCACCCACGGCTACAACTACGGCCGGGTGATCGATCGCTTCACCAACACCTTCGCCACCGACCGGGTGCGCACCAACAACTTCTTCCTGAGCAGCGACCTCACCGTGTTCAACGGGCTCCGGCTGCACAACGAACGTCGCCGCGCAGGGCTTGACCTGCAGGCCGCCCAGGAGGCTGGTGATGCGGTGCGGAACGATGTGCGCACCACCGTGGCCCGCCAGTTCATCGAGGTGCTCAGCGCCGAGGAGCGCATCCGTGCGGCCGAGGCCCAGCTGGCCAGCACCACGCAGCAGACCGAGCGCATGCAGGCGCTGGTGGACGCCGGACGGAACGCCCGGTCCGAGCTGATCAACCTCCGCTCCCAGCAGGCCCAGCAGGAATTCACCCTGGTGGACCTGCGCAACCGACGGGAGCAGGCGCTCCTGCAGCTGGCCCAGACCCTTCAGCTCTCGTCCGAGGAGCTGCGCGGCTTCACCGTGTCCGGTCCCGCGCTCTCCGCCATGAACGTGGCCGAGCCGACCGCCGACGTGGAGACCGTGCTCGCGGCCGTGCTCGCGCAGGACCCCTTGTACCGCCAGGCCGAGCTGCGCGCCTCGAGCGCCGAGCGCGGCGTGGCCATCGCACGGGCCGGCAGCTACCCGGTGCTCTCGTTCAACGCCTCGGCCGGCACCGGATACTCCGGTCGGAACTTCGAGGCCATCGGCGATCCCATCATCGGCCCGCCCGAGCAGATCGGCTTCACCGAGAGCAATGAGGCCGTCTTCGTGCCCAACGTGGACTATGAGACCCAGGTGCGGCCCTTCGGCAAGCAATTGGACGACAACCTCAACGAATCCCTCGGGCTCACCCTTTCGCTTCCCATCTTCAACAACCGCCGTACCGAACTGGCCGTCAGCCAGGCCCGGATCCAACAGGAACGGGCCGAACTGGAGGTCGTGAGCGTGCGCGACCGCCGCCGGCGCGATGTGCAGGATGCCATCCTGGCCCAACGCGCCGCCTACCAGCAGTACCAGGCCGCGCAACGAAGCGTGGAGGCGGCGGAGGAGAACTTGCGCTTCGCCGAGGCCCGCTTCGAACAGGGAGCCGCCAATGCCCTGGAACTGAACACCGCCCGCAACGATCTGCAGCGCGTCACCGCCGACCGCATCACGGCCAAGTACACCTACGTGCTCGCGGTGAAGCTGCTCGACATCCTGCAGGGACTGCCTCTCACGCTCTGA
- the metH gene encoding methionine synthase: protein MNWPQKSFARRPKPSSIEAPMPFRTLASRKRGLRIMASWFIQLGDMSIPTYSGLEPLRIFPGSNFVNIGERTNVTGSAAFRKLIKNGNYDEAVSVARQQVENGAQVIDVNMDEGMIDGVEAMRKFINLIAAEPDIARVPVMVDSSKFSVIEAGLKCLQGKGIANSISLKEGEAEFLRQAKIIHRLGAATVVMCFDEQGQADNYERRIAIAQRSYDLLTQKAGFAPHDIIIDANILTVATGMAEHDRYAIDFIEAVRWIKQHLPGALTSGGVSNVSFSFRGNEPVREAIHTAFLYHAIKAGLDMGIVNAGQIGVYDDIPKDLLEHVEDVLLARRPDATERMVAFAEQFKGAPSAEVVAAQAAWREGSVEERLKHALVHGVTEFIDTDVEEARVQYVDPVLVIEGPLMAGMNVVGDLFGSGKMFLPQVVKSARVMKRAVAYLEPFLQEKKAGLVMGSMKSDAKKVLLATVKGDVHDIGKNIVGVILACNGWQVIDLGVMVQSATILKTAREMKVDIIGLSGLITPSLDEMVHVAKEMEREGFDTPLLIGGATTSRVHTAVKIAPHYSKPVVHVIDASRSVPVVSNLLSDNERDRFAAEVLEEYAKVRTQYEGSQREKEYVPLEEARAKKFAIDFAAEPPVAPKSTGIFTYRNYPLAELVPYIDWTPFFMAWELAGKFPRILEDEVVGKQATQLYADAQKMLERIVKEQWIQAHGIAGILPANTVAHEDIEIYGDPARTKVIGRFHTLRQQSKKAPGVPYIALADFIAPQGTPDFLGGFAVSAGHGVDERVKRFEAAHDDYSAILLKALADRLAEAFAEKLHEVVREELWGYESSRLTNEQLIKEEYQGIRPAPGYPACPDHTEKPELFRLLDATKHTGITLTESLAMSPAAAVSGWYFAHPKAKYFGVGRVARDQVEDLARRKGQPTEWMEKWLGSNLAY, encoded by the coding sequence ATGAACTGGCCCCAGAAATCGTTTGCAAGGAGACCGAAGCCAAGCTCGATCGAAGCACCAATGCCATTTCGCACGTTGGCTTCACGGAAGCGTGGGCTAAGGATAATGGCAAGTTGGTTTATTCAGCTGGGTGACATGTCCATCCCCACCTACTCCGGCCTCGAGCCGCTCCGCATCTTCCCGGGTTCCAACTTCGTCAACATCGGCGAGCGCACCAACGTCACGGGCAGCGCGGCCTTCCGCAAGCTGATCAAGAACGGCAACTACGATGAGGCCGTGAGCGTGGCCCGCCAGCAGGTGGAGAACGGCGCGCAGGTGATCGACGTGAACATGGATGAGGGCATGATCGATGGCGTGGAAGCCATGCGCAAGTTCATCAACCTCATCGCCGCCGAGCCCGACATCGCCCGTGTGCCGGTGATGGTGGATTCCTCGAAGTTCAGCGTGATCGAGGCGGGCCTGAAGTGCCTGCAGGGCAAGGGCATCGCCAACAGCATCAGCCTGAAGGAAGGGGAGGCCGAGTTCCTGCGGCAGGCGAAGATCATCCACCGCCTCGGCGCCGCCACCGTGGTGATGTGCTTCGACGAGCAGGGCCAGGCCGACAATTACGAGCGCCGCATCGCCATCGCGCAGCGCAGCTACGACCTGCTCACGCAGAAGGCCGGCTTCGCGCCGCACGACATCATCATCGACGCCAACATCCTCACCGTGGCCACCGGCATGGCCGAGCACGACCGCTACGCCATCGACTTCATCGAGGCCGTGCGGTGGATCAAGCAGCACCTGCCGGGGGCGCTCACCAGCGGCGGCGTCAGCAACGTCAGCTTCAGCTTCCGCGGCAACGAGCCCGTGCGCGAGGCCATCCACACGGCCTTCCTCTACCACGCGATCAAAGCTGGCCTCGACATGGGCATCGTCAACGCCGGGCAGATCGGTGTGTACGACGACATCCCCAAGGACCTGCTGGAGCACGTGGAGGACGTGCTGCTCGCGCGCCGCCCCGATGCCACCGAACGCATGGTGGCCTTTGCGGAGCAGTTCAAGGGCGCGCCTTCAGCCGAGGTGGTGGCCGCACAAGCCGCCTGGCGCGAAGGCAGCGTGGAGGAACGCTTAAAGCATGCGTTAGTGCATGGCGTCACCGAGTTCATCGACACCGATGTGGAGGAGGCCCGCGTGCAGTACGTGGACCCCGTGCTGGTGATCGAAGGTCCGCTGATGGCCGGCATGAACGTGGTGGGCGACCTCTTCGGCAGCGGCAAGATGTTCCTGCCCCAGGTGGTGAAGAGCGCCCGGGTGATGAAGCGCGCCGTGGCCTACCTCGAGCCCTTCCTGCAGGAGAAGAAGGCGGGCTTGGTGATGGGGTCCATGAAGTCGGATGCGAAGAAGGTGCTGCTTGCCACCGTGAAGGGCGACGTGCACGACATCGGCAAGAACATCGTGGGCGTGATCCTCGCGTGCAACGGCTGGCAGGTGATCGACCTGGGCGTGATGGTGCAGAGCGCCACCATCCTCAAGACCGCCCGCGAGATGAAGGTGGACATCATCGGCCTCAGCGGCCTGATCACGCCCTCGCTCGACGAGATGGTGCACGTGGCCAAGGAGATGGAGCGCGAGGGCTTCGACACCCCGCTGCTGATCGGCGGCGCCACCACCAGCCGCGTGCATACCGCCGTGAAGATCGCGCCGCACTATAGCAAGCCCGTGGTGCACGTGATCGATGCCAGCCGCAGCGTGCCCGTGGTGAGCAACCTGCTCAGCGACAACGAGCGCGACCGCTTCGCCGCGGAGGTGCTGGAGGAGTACGCCAAGGTGCGCACGCAGTACGAAGGCAGTCAGCGCGAGAAGGAGTATGTGCCGCTGGAAGAGGCCCGCGCCAAGAAGTTCGCCATCGACTTTGCGGCCGAGCCCCCCGTGGCACCGAAGAGCACGGGCATCTTCACCTACCGCAACTACCCGCTGGCCGAGCTGGTGCCCTACATTGACTGGACGCCCTTCTTCATGGCTTGGGAGCTGGCCGGCAAGTTCCCGCGCATCCTGGAGGACGAGGTGGTGGGCAAGCAGGCCACGCAGCTCTATGCCGATGCCCAGAAGATGCTGGAACGCATCGTGAAGGAGCAGTGGATCCAGGCGCACGGTATCGCAGGCATCCTGCCTGCGAACACCGTTGCGCATGAGGACATCGAGATCTACGGCGACCCTGCCCGCACCAAGGTCATCGGCCGCTTCCACACCCTCCGCCAGCAGAGCAAGAAGGCACCCGGCGTGCCCTACATCGCCCTCGCGGACTTCATCGCACCGCAAGGCACGCCCGACTTCCTCGGCGGTTTCGCCGTAAGCGCGGGCCACGGCGTGGACGAACGCGTGAAGCGCTTCGAGGCCGCGCACGACGACTACAGCGCGATCCTGCTGAAGGCCCTGGCCGACCGCCTCGCCGAGGCCTTCGCCGAGAAGCTGCACGAGGTGGTGCGCGAGGAGCTCTGGGGCTACGAGTCCAGCCGCCTCACCAACGAGCAGCTGATCAAGGAGGAGTACCAGGGCATCCGCCCGGCGCCGGGCTACCCTGCCTGCCCGGACCACACCGAGAAGCCTGAGCTCTTCCGCCTGCTCGATGCCACCAAGCACACGGGCATCACCCTCACCGAGAGCCTGGCCATGAGCCCTGCGGCCGCGGTGAGCGGCTGGTACTTCGCGCACCCCAAGGCCAAGTACTTCGGCGTGGGGCGCGTGGCCAGGGACCAGGTGGAGGATCTGGCGCGGCGCAAGGGCCAGCCCACGGAGTGGATGGAGAAGTGGCTCGGCAGCAACCTGGCCTACTGA